A single genomic interval of Mustela nigripes isolate SB6536 chromosome 7, MUSNIG.SB6536, whole genome shotgun sequence harbors:
- the LOC132021175 gene encoding protein FAM228B-like isoform X3, giving the protein MSKEDPNFLKVTIPPFRDPLKKAQYDKDDEKRTLLQCETGKIYTMKEFKEIEKAKLHSRFPRISNSRHFMTPNEWLKLPTTYIESEFCKRSRLKVKMNFNDCSFDMKPLTRVPHPVEAQQEEKAVISKNKGSSFLEKESPSFHERRNPSLKEANSVGHFLDPQQEGDQDTVRAGRVLFAMHKVLATKECTP; this is encoded by the exons ATGAGCAAAGAGGACCCGAATTTTCTGAAG GTTACCATTCCACCATTTCGTGATCCTTTGAAAAAGGCACAATATGACAAAGATGATGAAAAAAGAACTCTTCTTCAGTGTGAGACTG gcaaaatatatacaatgaaagaatttaaagagaTTGAAAAGGCCAAACTGCATTCCAGATTCCCAAGAATTTCTAATTCAAGGCACTTTATGACTCCAAATGAGTGGCTTAAGCTGCCTACAACTTACATAGAAAGTGAATTTTGTAAAAGGAGCAG gttaaaagtgaaaatgaattttaacgATTGTAGCTTTGATATGAAACCCTTGACAAGAGTTCCTCATCCTGTGGAGGCTcagcaagaagaaaaagcagtTATTTCCAA AAATAAAGGATCATCCTTTCTGGAAAAAGAATCTCCATCTTTTCATGAGAGAAGAAATCCAAGTCTCAAAGAGGCCAACTCTGTAGGCCACTTCCTTGACCCTCAGCAGGAAGGGGACCAGGACACCGTGAGGGCTGGGAGAGTCCTTTTTGCCATGCACAAG GTTTTAGCGACCAAGGAGTGTACACCCTGA
- the LOC132021175 gene encoding protein FAM228B-like isoform X1 produces the protein MRNLDSDDQLTDKLHKPKRSKEWFEPQPLSFMEALAEEDTEAAIQSILYRENYVIKELDKSLQHHDFLKARRKEMLHKRWVDHVAHPLQKKIIEKVGSYKKIKKRRQEELDGFLKHVNKKGNVFIEHYDPKEYDPFYMSKEDPNFLKVTIPPFRDPLKKAQYDKDDEKRTLLQCETGKIYTMKEFKEIEKAKLHSRFPRISNSRHFMTPNEWLKLPTTYIESEFCKRSRLKVKMNFNDCSFDMKPLTRVPHPVEAQQEEKAVISKNKGSSFLEKESPSFHERRNPSLKEANSVGHFLDPQQEGDQDTVRAGRVLFAMHKVLATKECTP, from the exons gCATTAGCTGAAGAAGATACTGAGGCAGCTATTCAATCaatattatatagagaaaattatGTGATTAAG GAACTAGATAAGTCTTTACAACATCATGACTTCTTAAAGGCAAGGAGAAAAGAGATGCTACATAAAAGATGGGTTGACCATGTCGCACATCCTCTCcagaagaaaattatagaaaaagttGGTTCAtataagaagattaaaaaaaggagacaagaagaattagatggttttttaaaacatgtaaataaaaag GGAAATGTATTTATAGAACATTATGATCCCAAAGAATATGATCCTTTTTATATGAGCAAAGAGGACCCGAATTTTCTGAAG GTTACCATTCCACCATTTCGTGATCCTTTGAAAAAGGCACAATATGACAAAGATGATGAAAAAAGAACTCTTCTTCAGTGTGAGACTG gcaaaatatatacaatgaaagaatttaaagagaTTGAAAAGGCCAAACTGCATTCCAGATTCCCAAGAATTTCTAATTCAAGGCACTTTATGACTCCAAATGAGTGGCTTAAGCTGCCTACAACTTACATAGAAAGTGAATTTTGTAAAAGGAGCAG gttaaaagtgaaaatgaattttaacgATTGTAGCTTTGATATGAAACCCTTGACAAGAGTTCCTCATCCTGTGGAGGCTcagcaagaagaaaaagcagtTATTTCCAA AAATAAAGGATCATCCTTTCTGGAAAAAGAATCTCCATCTTTTCATGAGAGAAGAAATCCAAGTCTCAAAGAGGCCAACTCTGTAGGCCACTTCCTTGACCCTCAGCAGGAAGGGGACCAGGACACCGTGAGGGCTGGGAGAGTCCTTTTTGCCATGCACAAG GTTTTAGCGACCAAGGAGTGTACACCCTGA